One Candidatus Bandiella woodruffii genomic window, AGCAGATATAGTATATGGAGATTTACTGAATTTTATAGGGGATACGTTAAGAGATATTTCAAGAAATGCTAAATATGGTAGAGGGCATGATATAGTAGTTATTGATGAAGTTGATAACATGTTTATTGATCAGAATAACATGAAGGTGCAATTATCTAGTCCAATCCCTGGGTTTGAAAATTTAGTGCCAGTGCTTTTATATATGTGGGGAACAGGCATTGTAGACGCTAGTATGCTCAAACATGAAGGAGATAAGTGCTGGATTAAAGTCCCTAAAATAGATGAAGATTTAAAATTAGAGGATATAGATTTAAGTAAAACTCCTGATATAGAATATGAATTAATATATGTGGATGATAGCTGTAATAAGATACTTAGAGGAGAGATTTATAATTATACAAAAGAAGAAATACTAGCATATAAAATAGATAGAGATGCAAGACTTTATACTGTACCAGAACATTTAGAGAAATTTGCAGAAACTCAATTAACCACATGGATTGATTCATTTGAAAATGCATATTGGCATAAGGATAAATTACATTATATAATTTATGATCCACAAGAAGATATTCATTCAATAGATAAATTTAAAATAGTAGCGCCTGTAGATTATGTTAATACAGGGGCTATACAACAAAAATTACAATGGTCTGATGGGTTGCATCAATTTATACAGTTAAAGCATGGATTAACTGTAAAATCAGAACATGTTGTTAATGTCTATATGTCATATGTAGGATTCTTCAAAAAATATGAAGGTAGTATTTATGGTGTGACAGGTACACTTGGGGAAAATTCACATCAAAAATTTTTAAAAGAAACCTATAGAGTAGAATTGAGCCATATACCAAAATTTATTCATAAAGATTTAACAGAATATAGGCCTATAATTACATATGATGGAATAAGAACAGATAAAAATGATATTAAAAATGCCAATGAGATATGGAAGCAAGAAATAATAGGGGTAATTTTTAGAAAAGTTTTAGATAAAAGAGCAGCCCTCATAATAGTTGAAACAATTGAAAAAGTAGAAGAATTAGAAGAAGCACTTCTTGCTAGTGGTTATAGTAAGAAGCATATTATAACCTATAAAATAGGAGATCAGACTGAAGAAGATAAAATAGAAAAGAATGAATTAGGGATAGGAGATGTAATAATTGCAACTAACCTAGCGGGGCGAGGAACTGACTTAAAGATAGACAGAGAAGTTATAAATAATGGTGGGCTTCATCTAATTATGGGTATATTCTCTCAAAGCATCAGAGTTGAGGATCAAGCGTATGGGAGAACAGCAAGAAAAGGAGAGCCAGGCTCTGCACAATTAATTATTAATGGAAATAATCTAGATCATTACAGCTGTTATGAGAATTACGGATGTAATGATATTCATAATTTATATAAAGAAAGAAATATTAGAGAATTTAAAAAATTAGAAAGCAATCGTCTATGTGAGTTACCCTATTTAGAAATAAGGGATATAGTATTTGAAGAATTTGTAGAATTGGTAAAAGAAGCTAATTCACCTACAGGCTATAATTTAGTGGTGACCAGTAATGATAATCTAAATAAATATGAGAATGCCGAGGCATTAGCGAAACAAACAATATATTTATATAAAGAAGATAATGATATTTATATCAAAATATCAGAAATAGATAAGAAAAAAAACAAAGTTATAAAAGTTACTGAAAAATTAGAAGTTATAGATAAAAGAGGTTATCAACATACTAACACATTATTAAATAAAGTTGAATTAGTAGGCGAGTCTAAAGGTTTAAGAATAGGGTTGAGTAATCAAGATTATGAGTTAATACATTTTATAGCAACAACTGAGGGTTATACATACTTTAATGAGATAAAGGATAGAATTGAATATAGATTTAATAAAGCATTAGAAAATGAATTACCAAATGATATAGTAAAAAAAGAAGAAGGGTGGGGCATATTAAGTATTAATAAAAAAGAGGCATACTTAAAATGGCTACTTTTAAATGGAGAGGAGTATAGTGATTTAAAATCTCAAGTTAGTCTAGATGAGCAAAATCAAATAGATGAAAAAAAGAGTGTAAACTTACACAATATACTCAAGCAAGTAGAGCTTAGAAAAAAATATGAATTATGGAAGGAAGATAGAGAATTATATAATAATCAATCAGAAATTAATCAAATCAAAGAATATTTTGGAATTTGGCTCAAAAAACACGAAAAGGCATTAGAGATAGATTGTAAAATAGATACTGATGAAGATAAAAAGCAGTTAGAAAAGTTATTTGAAGAAAAAAAAGCAAAGCTAATAGAATTATTTTTTAATGAGATAAAAAAAGATGTAATAGAAAAAGTAAATAACAATAATTTAATAACAAATCCTGCATATTTAGTACTTAAAGCATGGAGATATTTATACATAGACGCAAAAGATAAAGATTATAGATATCAGCCTATAAAAATAGATAAGGAAGCAGAAAGCTTATGGAACTCTTTAATAACATCACCTGTAAATAAAGTTAAAAATTTAATTTATGGAGTGTTTGAAGATATTGGAAGATTAGGATTTGGATCAATCAATTACAGGGTTGAGAATCCATTAGCGCAATCTATAAAATTTTTAGAAGACGCGATAAAGTTAAATGATATGTATTCATGGGCTGGCCATAATGCATTAAGTGCCATTAGACTAGTAAAAGATGGTAGAGGAATTACCAACGTCAAGCAAGGTAAGGAGGCTGGAGAAGTAATAAACAGATATGCAGAGGATTTGAGTAACGCAACTAGTAAGATAGAAGAATATGAAATACCAAAATATGAATCACAGTTAACGTTTTTACTAACGCATAAGTTAGTAGGATTGGAAGATGATTTAACAATTCAACTAATAGGATCGATAGAGATATATAAAAAAATACTCGAGGTTATGTATAAAAACTTCAAAGTATTGGAAAATTTATCTGGGAAAGAAATGATTAGGGTTGGTAATCATATAACCCTTGAAGAAATAACCAATGATATAGACATAAGAAATGCAACAATAGAATTTTTGAATAAAACAGGTAACGCTAATCAATTAGAATCATATTTAAATGCCACTACTTATTATAAAGTTGATGAGCCTGAAATTGATAAATCAATTGTAACAAATAGTACAGCTGCATTTTTTAATCTAACACAAAATATAGGAGATATAGGCTCTTATAAAAGCGAGATGGATGCAAGCATGAAATCTCTTAAGGGCATTGCAAAAGAAATAAATTTTGCTAGTAAAAGTTATATATTAGATCAGATCACTGCATCAGGTGGCTTTTTATATCAAGTAGAAACTTATGAATTAGAAGAAAATAAGAATTGGTTTACAACGATATTTTCTGCTGTGCTTGGAGTTGTACTGATTTATACTGGGATTTGGATGTTGCAAGCTAATATTTTAGGTGGCGCAGTATTTGGTAAAGCACTAGCTGCATCATTCATCTTCCAAGGTATTGGAGATATAATAGGCTCAATAATATCAGTAGCAACTAATACACCTATGGACTTTGAGGATTACATAAAAGGTAAAGGTATTGCTATGGGAATATCGATTGCAACTGCAGGTACATTACATTTCTTAAGTGGTATAGATAGTTTAAAAAATATTGTCAATATAGCAAAAAAAGTAGAAGAATATACAAAAAATTTAGATAAATTATCAGCTGTATATAAAGCATTTGCAATCCAAGCAGGATTAACAGCAGGAAGCGCTGTTATATATAACCAGATGAAAAAGTTTGTAGATAAAGAAGATATAGAGTCAGATGCTAAAGCTGAAATCACCGATATACTTAATCGGTACAAAGACAAACTGGATAAGATATACGCATCAGATAACATAAATGGAAATAAAGAACTGTATAATCAGTTAATTAGAGACATAGAAAAAGCTGTTAGAAATTATGCATTAAGGTTTAAAGGAGAAAAAACTTCAGTTGTAAAAGGCGTTTCAACTGAGACTATTAATGTAGCAGCCTCATCAGTGCCATATTTAGGTAGAGTTATTAGTACAGGTGTTGAACTTACAATGGGTGCAATCAAAAGTGTTCAAGCTATAGAGAAGATAGGTAATAAGATAAGGAAAAGTATAGATGAAATAGTGTCTAGATCAATGAGTAGTGCTGAAATGATGAAAAAAAGATTAGTTTATAATTTTAATGCTATTGGAGAACAATTATTTGAAGTAATAAATGCACAAAATTATGTAGTAGCAGGTGAGATAGATTATAGAAATTGTAATGAGTTCAATAAAGTAAATTTAGAAGAAAAATTAAAGGATTACCACAAAGGCCTAGTAACTACTTGTAACCATATAGCTAACATTATCCTTCATAATGAAGAAAAAAACTCTATGCTAAATAAGAATATAGAGGCAATATTTACAGCATCAGTAAGTAACTTAGTAGAGGGAACACAAAAAGAAGGAATAATAAAGCCTATAGCAAATGAATTAGCTACTATACCAAATCAATATATAGGTGAATATTTAGGAGAAAAAATAAGGTTGGCAACGGAAAAATATGATAATCAGCCAAATAAAAAACCAGATAAGCCTAAAGTAGATACAGTAGGTGTTGTACAGGATAGTGGAGTAATCAATTCTAAAAAAGATACTGACAACAAAAGAAAACAAGACGAAAAAGAGGGGGGGAAAAATGATGATACGCCTACAAAAGATAGAAGCTATATAGCAGTGCCTGGCGATAATCTGAATAAAATAATAAAAAATCTAGACTTAGATATTACTCCTGCTGATCTGGCAAAAGAAAATAATATAAAAGACCCCAATAAAATACAACCTGGACAAAAGATTAAAATACCAGAAAAAAGAGTAAAAACTAATTGCGAACCAAATTGTCAGAGTGGGACGAATCAAGACTATACACCAAAGAACCAAGGATTAAAAAATTCTCCTAAGAGTGAAGGTAAAAATACTAAAAACTATTTGTCTGAAGAAGATAAAAGAAACACAAATATGGCAGAATTTGTTTATACGGATTTATTAAGGAAGGGTATTAAGAATTTATCAACGGAACAGCAAGTGCATGACATCAATGAAAAGATGAAGAAGAATGATAAATATAAGAACATAAGAGATGCTGGGTTTGAAGCTACATATGTATTAAGAGATAAAGAAACAGGCTTTGATGGTATTTTGATGTATAGCAAAGAATTAAAGCAATACACTATTGTTATATCAGGTATTGATGGTATACATGATATAAAGGATGTTAAAGCAGGCTTGGGTGCAGCACATCCAGAATTAACAAAGCAATTTGTTAGACAATTCCAATATGCAGACAAATTATATAGTTATGCAAAAGACCAGTTGAAACCAGGTGAATCAATAAATGCAGTAGGTCATTCGTTAGGAGGGGCTCATGTGCAAGTGTTATCTGCTAAACATGATATATATGCGACATCGCTTGATGCACCTGGCGCTAAAAAAGCTGCAGATATGATGTTAGGGAAGGATAAATATAAAACAGATAAAATTACAGCATATACCGCATTAGATAATCAAGTGAATACACTGGGGATTCATATGGCAGAACAAACTCTATTAATTAAAGAGGGTTTTTCAGATCATAGAGATAATCATGAACATAAGTCAAAGTATTATACTGATCCAAATGCCAACTATAGAACGGTAAAACTAGATAGCACATCTGGAAAAAGTAAAATGCAGCAATTAAAGATTAAAGAACCAGATTTGTATAGTAGCATCCATAATTCTTGGCTTTCTTATCAGACAACAATAAATACACAATTAAACATACAAAGAAAAATAGATTCTAATTGGAGCCCTAAGAGTTATAGAGGGATGCCTAATCAATATAGCCATTTAAATTCAAATAACAAAGAGGAGCAAGATGAAGCAACTATCAATTAGAAATTTAATATTTAAAGGTACTAGATTATGATAAAATATACTTATGTATTGTTATCTCTTTTACTACTTAGTGGGTGTTCTTCAGCATTTAGAGACACATCTATAATAAATTTAGATTTAGATAAAATTCACAGCCCAGACAGTAAATATGGCGTTGTATTATTTAGACCTATTTATTTTGAAAATGCTGATCCGGATTATGTTTGTAAACAAAAATTAGAGCCTATAGAGTGGAGAACCTCTTTAAGAACAATAATTCGTCCTAGTTATTTTTATATTAGTAGACACCCTAATAATGAAGGGCAAGCTATAGAATTTGTAGACAAGGCTCCTTCTTTTTTTGAATATGCATCATACTTATCAAAAGGAAAAACAAGGTTGGCAATGCCAGAGTATTTTTATGGTGTAAGGATGCTACCTGAAGGACGCTATTACTTTGAAAGTGTATATGGCACTCCTGGAAGCAGAGATTATAAAGAAACGGAAGAAGTCAATTATTTTGACGTCAAAGTAGGTGAGGTTACTTATATAGGTGACTATTATTGGATGAATAATGTAGAGTTTGATCGCAATTTTAAGGATCGTTTAATGAGTCAAACTAGAGGTTCCGTAGAAATAAAATTATGTGATAGATTCGATGAAGCTAAGCAGTTTTTTCAAAAGTACTATTCACATGTAAAACTCCCTATAAAGAAAAATTTATTAAAATGCTGTGAAGCATTTAAAACTAATTAAAGAGGACTTATTATGAAAAAATATATATTAATAGCAACAATGGCTGTACTATCTTCTTGCGCATCAATTGATGATAAAAAGGATGTTCCTAACTATCAAAAAGCAGTTGCAGATGAATCTGTTTATAATGAGCTAGATCAGCTGTATCTTGCAGGAGATGTCAAAGGTGTATTTGCAAAATTTCAATCAATTGATAATCCTAACACACTGTTAAGTGCTTCTTATTGGATTAGAGATGTAACCAAACAAAGTGATGACAGTAGATATATGTACTTATATGCAACAACACTTTTAAGAATGCTTGATATAAAAAATATAGATAAACAATCTAAAGAAGAGTTTAAGGAAACCGCTGCTTTATCATTTTATGCAGGAAGATATATTATGCTCATTGATGCAGAAAGATGCCAAGAAGAAATCTCTCGTATGGCATTATTAATGAACATGGAATTTGAAATAGAAGAAGAGATATTAAAAATAATGAATAACTTTTCTAAAGAAAAACAAGAAAAAATAGGTCAAATGGCACTACAAATAGAAGAAAATAAGAAAAAAAGGAAAAAACAAGGTTGGATATGTAAACAAAGTCGCGAATACTTATCAAGATATAGAGCACAGGACCCAGATTGTAATGACTGCACAATACAAAAAAATGGCAAAATTACTAATATTATATTCCCTGAAAAAAGTAGCTTAATTAAATATAAAAGTGATAAGGACTGGTTGCAAAAAAGAAATGAAATGAGAAATGCTCTAGCTGGAACAAAAAATTAAAGAAATTATCAATATTTATGAGTATACAAAAAACCCTAATGAAAATGAGGAAAATAATCAAGGGGAAAGGGGCTCTGCAGAATAGGTAAATTTTCATACAATAAACCATTGTTTTTTGTACAGGCTTCAGTTATAATAAATCTTACATTTATAACAAATAACATTGAATACGTTGTATTCATAAGTTATATTTATTAAATAATTTATTGTAAATTTATATGGCTACAATTACTGCAAGGATTCCAGAAGAGTTAAATCATATTCTTAATATTGTTTCTTCTGAAACAGATCGTAACAAAGGATATATTATAAAAAAGGCTTTAGAAAATTATTTAGAAGAGAAAGCTGATATTTTAATTGCTTTAGCTAGAATAGAAAAAGGAGAGTCTACTATATCTTTGGATGAGATTGAAAAAAAATATGACTTGGCGGATTAATTTTACTACTGGGGCTGATAAAGACTTTAGTAAGCTAGAAAAACAAGAGCAGAAAAGGATTATAGGCTATTTACGACAAAAAGTACAACAAGACCCTAGAGCTCATGGAATTGCATTAAAGTCTAATGATTTAGTTAAAATATGGAGATACAGAGTTGGCAAATATAGGATTTTATCACAGATTAAAGATAATGACCTTGTAGTACTAGTCATAAGAATTGGAAAAAGAGATTCTGTTTATAAAATAACATGAAGAAAGTAGCATTTTATTTAAGGGTTTCAACAAATGAGCAAACCACTGATAACCAAAGATTAGAGTTAGATAAAGTTGCTAAGAAATCTGGCTGGCATATTTATAAATATTATATAGATACTGGGATAAGTGGTACTAAATCAGATAGACCTGAGTTTTTAAAGCTACAAAAAGCTATATTGCAAAATAAAATAGATATAGTAGCTGCATGGTCTGTATGTAGATTAGGTAGATCATTACAGGATTTGGTTAGTTTCCTTAAACTCCTTGATGATAAAGGTGTAGATTTATATCTTCATCAACAAGGCATAGATACAAGAACCTCATCTGGAAAAGCAATGTTTCAGATGATAGGTGTATTTAGTGAATTTGAGCGTTCTATAATTAGTGAAAGAGTTAAAGCTGGATTAGAGAGAGCTAAAAATAGTGGTACTCAACTAGGTAGACCAATTATATTTGAAGAGAAGGTACAAGACGTATTAAGTTTAAGAGCTGGCGGAATGGCTATATTAAAAATAGCAAAAAAGTTAAATATAGGAACTGGCACTGTTCAAAAGATTTTAAAAACATACGATATATCCAAAGATATAGAGAAATCTATTGAGCTTGATTTATGGCTGATGGTTGAAAATAATAGTAAGTTTGTTAGAGGAAAAACAAGAGTTAGACAAGAAATAGAAGATTATTTAAATAGCTACTATGATTTAGAAAAACCTTGTAAAGATTCTTGGGATTATAAATTGACTATAAAATATACTACTGAAGAAAATTTAGATAGTGAAATAGAAGAAATAATTTATGAAATGGCAAATATTGCTGACATGAGAAATTGCTTTATTGAACATAGTATTACTTCTGAGAAGTTAGATAAAAGTTGGTAGTATTATATAATTATTATACAATAATTGACTTTTAAGTGTATATCTAATATATAGTTATTATACAATTGTTAATTAATACAATATATGAACAAAATAAAAACAATTCATAATCCTTCAAAGTTAACTCAAGAGGAAAAAGAATTCGTATCTAAGAATGATGATACTTTATTAAAAAAGAAAAAAAATTCTTATAAAGGACGTATGATATCGATGTCTGAGGATTTTTATCAAGAATTAAATATATACTTAAAAAACAATCCTACGGAAGGCAATCGTTCAAGTTTTATTGTTAGAATTGTTGCAGAATATATGAAAAAAAATAAATAAAAATAAATTTATGAGCATAATTACAGTAGCAAGCACTAAAGGCGGAGTTGGAAAATCTACTTTTATTATAAACTTAGCATCAATTTTTCTTATGAATGATAAGAAAATAGCTATATTAGATGCTGATATTCAAAACAGCGTTGGTAAATGGAATAGAATTAGAGAATATATGATATCAGAAGGGGCAAATATAAAGCCTTTATTTATAGCAAGTGCAAGGGGAGAAGCATTAATAGAAATAGCTAATGATAAAAAAAAACAGGGGTATACTGTACTTATAGATTCGCCAGGAATAGATGATGCTAATATGAGAACTGCTTTATTAAGAAGTGATTATATAATCAACCCTTGTCCTGTTTCTTCTATAGATTTATGGGAAGTAGAAAGCTTAATGAAAATAATAAATAATTTACAAAAAATACAACATAGAAAAATACCATTAATACTGGTATTCAACAAAGTACCAACTAGACATAGTTCTACACCAATAATGGAGGCTCGCAAATTTTTTGACGACAATAATATAACCCCAGATTATATATTAGAGCATGCTATAAAAGAAAGGGTTGTTTTTAAACATTCAATAAGAGATGGTAAGACTATAGTAGACTACTCTCCATTTGATGAAAAAGCAAAAGAAGAAATGATAGGATGTTACAATGAAATTATAAATATTATAAATAAGTAAGTATACATCCATTATATAACAAAGTATTAATTATTATATATTAAATGTATAACAATTAATTAATGAGTATATGCAAATACTAATTCTACCAATATAAAATATATACATTTTTCACCCACAGTAAATGTGTTTTTTAGAAATTATTATTGACAACATTTATTTACACATTTAATGTGTAATGAAATAATAATTTATTTATAGCTAGTAGCTGTGTCTGTTTTAAAAAAAGATATAAAAAGAGTAACATTATCAATGCCTAAAAATTTTTTAGAAGAGCTCAATAAGCACTTAAAAAATTTTGCATTGATAGACAGAAGCGTATGGATTATTGATGCTATAAGAGAAAAAATGTCTAAAGAAAAACAAATGCTTGCTGAAAGCGATAAGGAAACTTAAGAGCACTTTTGCACCCTTAAGATAGCCCATTGAACTGAGATATCTTACCAAGGGAAAGTAAGTTTGTCAATAAACTACATGCGAATTGTGCTTCAATTTATATGGAGTACACTATGAAAGGAACATATCAAATAGTAAAGCCAGAGATGGCAGTAGAGATAGGGGAAGGAGAAGCTATACTATTAGAAAGGATAGTAGCTTATCTCTCAGGTAACGCACATAAGATTACAGGAAAGAAAGGTAAATGGATATATAATTCTGTCAGACAATGGCAGGAAGATCATTTTCCTTATTGGTCTAGGTATAAAATAAAAAAAGTAATTAAATCCTTAGAAGATAAGAATTTAATTATATCCTATAAAGTAAATGCAAAAAGATGCAATCATACAAAATGGTATAGCGTTAACTTTGAAGAATATAAAAAACTAACAGAAAGGGTATACAATAAAGATATATTAAATGCACAGAAAAAGAGAAGAAAAAAATCGACCAATCGATTGGTCGAAAATGAACCAATCTATAATATAACAAAAAGTTACTATACAGAAGATACTAAAGTATCTTCTTCTAAAGAGAAAAAAGAAGAAGATAATATTTCAAAACAAAAAGTATCTCTAAAAATGAAAGAAGTATGGAATGAAATATTTAAATATTCTGTGAGTCCAATTAAAGCATATGTGAATAAGAGTAATATAAATAAATTAAATAACTTATTTTTTAATAAGTTTGAAGGAGATATAGAAAAATGGAAGGAATATGCTGTAAAAGTAAATAGTAGTAAGTTTTTAATGGGAGAAAAAGAAACGAAAAAAGGATTTAAAGCAGTATTTGGATGGCTAATCAAGGAAGAGGTAGTAGAAGTAATAGAAGGAGGTGAATACGGAGTAGGGGATAGAGAATTGGATAAAAATGATATTTTAGGAAATACAGAGAAGAAGAAAGAAGTAATAGTAAACATGGTAGATAAAAAAATATCAAGTTATGCAAAACATAAAATAAACAAGGCAAAAGAGATGGAAGAGTTAGAGAAATATGCAAGAGAGGTATCAAGTGTAGGAGAAGAAGATAAATATGGAATATTGAGGATAATAGAGGGGATACCAAAATATATGTTATTCAAAGACGAAGAATATAGGGGTGTAAGAGAAAATATATACGAGAGTTATGTAATGAAAAAGTATTTTGGATATACAAAAATAGAAATAAGAAAAAAAATAAGGGAAAAGCTAGGAGAAATAGGGAAGAATAACAATTTAGAGGAGGAGTTTAGTAGATTGTCAGCAATGGAAGAAATGGTAGGTAGAATAGATATATATAGTCAAGAAGATATGGCAAAAATAAGAGACATGAGTTATTTAAGGGAAAATTTAGATTGCAAATCAAGAAAAGAAGATTTCATAATGGGGAAATAGGATTTAATGTCGTTATAAATAATGTCAGCAAGTTCCTTATCGTAAGTATGAGAAGTTTTATTACGGTCAGAAAGCATATTAAGCCAAACATCTTCGTTAGATATAAGATTATGAGAAAAAGCAGTGCTAAGGACATCACGAGGGAAGTTAACATCTTTAACCCCTTTTGATTTGATAATTTCTTTAAGAAGAAGCCAAAATAACTCAAAGGAAAATTCAAAACGTTGGATAGTAGCATCAATAACAATACGATCAGGGTCTGAAGGGCGTTTAATAACAGTTTCTAAAGCAGAAAGAGCATCGTTCAGTTTAGAAAAAGCTAAAGTAATTCTTTCAGAAGATTTATCAAACATAATAATAGAGTTTTTTAAAACATTAACTTTAAGAGGATTATGATCTGATAGAGAGTCTAAATCAAGACAATCAATTTTAAAAAGAGTATCAGAATTATTGATAATA contains:
- a CDS encoding LysM peptidoglycan-binding domain-containing protein, which encodes MSFEFTLLDFAYDHEYFIKTHENLCGNNEDICSNWANSRDYFVNNASKDCEAPNEIFAQYSDVLLYEEVNGEKECKLGKWLKSPNAYGVNKLFFGKYYQLGNEELEKEKNKIFRGNIFQIAIIAPDALEKEFNKEIIRQNGIDKIILQAFKETPDYKLKETTLSYLKSEINSKYKSGYCKNEICDLEVGLLINQVLSHKSAEFQYLIEVVKKENIDVTVKQEITKKISESNYYLSKEEIGFIEDLLEDKSVSKYIGKSISKSLSNILNKQAEKEASYVENKATHLLNKGVILDNELVDSIFNYYNKDQVYFSGIVVDILAEYKNISHESLEKVSSVIEKVTDFSKQLFIVKRLLQNGIGLPNYKLFADWIHHINSSDKGIRFQVLDVYEVANQESLKDISSLLYKELTELAIKAENYELDKIQSIVAKLDSETVNLNSEELYAREEILKVAYKYNEYSKGTLNNKKEIARQLLDRVNSNTANVLERFYKEVIITQERYLLELARLGLKKIEVYKNILLTPEENRILDYVTRYTSMEIRQCLSGGDNKGPLPFFKYNTNDQCSSLDNQYNFFDSAVIFEIITADGKFLMSKEECFYYERELSVIDGIKERINSISFESIVGINSFIDFLNKYYSFFEEKGINYIIDTLSINGSIVNLNNIYQELVNNLIYEVTSNIPLIHNIDNFDIQLINQVAYTRSISQLNKSWSNDRIFEYIYRFYQGINNGLNEQSVAKYINIFSYLEKISDYSLLPAHSSRYGDTIEDILETILESVNKSLDQFSAVDVGKKAEDKINQLVRDNNYYKAFTLDQLIKELKLVNNKNEKIKQLIEDQYFESKFKEISTIKENGVLIREDGLDKLVQLKDLKEEEIKNWNQNIKVSEATIAEIIAVISEVAHRTILESKYYPRDIQIISLLSLLQLGHGGLAEIATGEGKSLIIAMFATIKTKEGRQVDIVTSNNVLAERDVREYKEFYNSFNISVAHNIKGRKEYKEECYLADIVYGDLLNFIGDTLRDISRNAKYGRGHDIVVIDEVDNMFIDQNNMKVQLSSPIPGFENLVPVLLYMWGTGIVDASMLKHEGDKCWIKVPKIDEDLKLEDIDLSKTPDIEYELIYVDDSCNKILRGEIYNYTKEEILAYKIDRDARLYTVPEHLEKFAETQLTTWIDSFENAYWHKDKLHYIIYDPQEDIHSIDKFKIVAPVDYVNTGAIQQKLQWSDGLHQFIQLKHGLTVKSEHVVNVYMSYVGFFKKYEGSIYGVTGTLGENSHQKFLKETYRVELSHIPKFIHKDLTEYRPIITYDGIRTDKNDIKNANEIWKQEIIGVIFRKVLDKRAALIIVETIEKVEELEEALLASGYSKKHIITYKIGDQTEEDKIEKNELGIGDVIIATNLAGRGTDLKIDREVINNGGLHLIMGIFSQSIRVEDQAYGRTARKGEPGSAQLIINGNNLDHYSCYENYGCNDIHNLYKERNIREFKKLESNRLCELPYLEIRDIVFEEFVELVKEANSPTGYNLVVTSNDNLNKYENAEALAKQTIYLYKEDNDIYIKISEIDKKKNKVIKVTEKLEVIDKRGYQHTNTLLNKVELVGESKGLRIGLSNQDYELIHFIATTEGYTYFNEIKDRIEYRFNKALENELPNDIVKKEEGWGILSINKKEAYLKWLLLNGEEYSDLKSQVSLDEQNQIDEKKSVNLHNILKQVELRKKYELWKEDRELYNNQSEINQIKEYFGIWLKKHEKALEIDCKIDTDEDKKQLEKLFEEKKAKLIELFFNEIKKDVIEKVNNNNLITNPAYLVLKAWRYLYIDAKDKDYRYQPIKIDKEAESLWNSLITSPVNKVKNLIYGVFEDIGRLGFGSINYRVENPLAQSIKFLEDAIKLNDMYSWAGHNALSAIRLVKDGRGITNVKQGKEAGEVINRYAEDLSNATSKIEEYEIPKYESQLTFLLTHKLVGLEDDLTIQLIGSIEIYKKILEVMYKNFKVLENLSGKEMIRVGNHITLEEITNDIDIRNATIEFLNKTGNANQLESYLNATTYYKVDEPEIDKSIVTNSTAAFFNLTQNIGDIGSYKSEMDASMKSLKGIAKEINFASKSYILDQITASGGFLYQVETYELEENKNWFTTIFSAVLGVVLIYTGIWMLQANILGGAVFGKALAASFIFQGIGDIIGSIISVATNTPMDFEDYIKGKGIAMGISIATAGTLHFLSGIDSLKNIVNIAKKVEEYTKNLDKLSAVYKAFAIQAGLTAGSAVIYNQMKKFVDKEDIESDAKAEITDILNRYKDKLDKIYASDNINGNKELYNQLIRDIEKAVRNYALRFKGEKTSVVKGVSTETINVAASSVPYLGRVISTGVELTMGAIKSVQAIEKIGNKIRKSIDEIVSRSMSSAEMMKKRLVYNFNAIGEQLFEVINAQNYVVAGEIDYRNCNEFNKVNLEEKLKDYHKGLVTTCNHIANIILHNEEKNSMLNKNIEAIFTASVSNLVEGTQKEGIIKPIANELATIPNQYIGEYLGEKIRLATEKYDNQPNKKPDKPKVDTVGVVQDSGVINSKKDTDNKRKQDEKEGGKNDDTPTKDRSYIAVPGDNLNKIIKNLDLDITPADLAKENNIKDPNKIQPGQKIKIPEKRVKTNCEPNCQSGTNQDYTPKNQGLKNSPKSEGKNTKNYLSEEDKRNTNMAEFVYTDLLRKGIKNLSTEQQVHDINEKMKKNDKYKNIRDAGFEATYVLRDKETGFDGILMYSKELKQYTIVISGIDGIHDIKDVKAGLGAAHPELTKQFVRQFQYADKLYSYAKDQLKPGESINAVGHSLGGAHVQVLSAKHDIYATSLDAPGAKKAADMMLGKDKYKTDKITAYTALDNQVNTLGIHMAEQTLLIKEGFSDHRDNHEHKSKYYTDPNANYRTVKLDSTSGKSKMQQLKIKEPDLYSSIHNSWLSYQTTINTQLNIQRKIDSNWSPKSYRGMPNQYSHLNSNNKEEQDEATIN
- a CDS encoding DUF6290 family protein, yielding MATITARIPEELNHILNIVSSETDRNKGYIIKKALENYLEEKADILIALARIEKGESTISLDEIEKKYDLAD
- a CDS encoding type II toxin-antitoxin system RelE/ParE family toxin, coding for MKKNMTWRINFTTGADKDFSKLEKQEQKRIIGYLRQKVQQDPRAHGIALKSNDLVKIWRYRVGKYRILSQIKDNDLVVLVIRIGKRDSVYKIT
- a CDS encoding recombinase family protein — encoded protein: MKKVAFYLRVSTNEQTTDNQRLELDKVAKKSGWHIYKYYIDTGISGTKSDRPEFLKLQKAILQNKIDIVAAWSVCRLGRSLQDLVSFLKLLDDKGVDLYLHQQGIDTRTSSGKAMFQMIGVFSEFERSIISERVKAGLERAKNSGTQLGRPIIFEEKVQDVLSLRAGGMAILKIAKKLNIGTGTVQKILKTYDISKDIEKSIELDLWLMVENNSKFVRGKTRVRQEIEDYLNSYYDLEKPCKDSWDYKLTIKYTTEENLDSEIEEIIYEMANIADMRNCFIEHSITSEKLDKSW